ATAAACCAAGTAAATCCATCAAAATTCAGGATTAAACTGCGTGAGGGGCATGGAGCATGCCGTTAGGCAGTGCGTAGCGTTAGCGGAGCACCGAAGCGAAGCGTAGTGCGGAATGCCCCGACCCTTGCGTCAGCAAGGGGCACGCCCAAAACATAATACAAAAATATAAGCTTTCAACAAAATACTTTACATACTTAACAAATTAAACTCTTACAGCCAAAGTATTCTTATGTTATCCAAATAGATATTTTGCACAGGCTTTCCTAAATTCTCATTGAACTTAGCTCGTAAGTTCAACTTGTACCTATACGTTTGACCCGTAATAATCCCATTGCCTAACAAATAGTCCATATTGATATACGCCGTAGTCCATTGGCTGCGAGGTACTAAACCACCCTTTGAGTTAATCACATAATCAGGGCTACTAGTACTTTTAGCCAAAACAGTTATATCAATATTGACATCAGATTTGTACGTAATTTCTAACCAACAAACGCTCGGCACAGGAATGCTCATGCCTTCCTCATTTTTGTGAGAAATAATCTCAATGTAGTTATTTGTGCTGTTCAAGGCTATATGCCCTGAATAGTTTCCTTCAAATACTTCGTAATTCTGCCTAACTAACACTGCTGTACTTCCTGTAAGGGTGTCAAAGGCTAAAGAAATGCGGTCAAAATTTTCGCCATCAATCGTGCCACTTCCTGCATAAATGGCTTCTTTGGCTGTAGAAATGTATTCAAACTTCAAAGCCACAGGTTCAGGATCTTTGGGATTAGTTCTATCCAATTTAAGAGTAGTAGTATAAGGTTTCCAAAATGGATAAATACGATGTAAAGCGCTTAGCCCATCTTCCCATACTCCTCCTTGAAAGGTAAATTGTTTCTCTTCTAAATTTTGAACGGGAATGTAGAGCTGTGAGTCTAGTTCATATCCGCCTAAAATTTTGTTGTTTCCTTGAAAAACCCATACATCTTTTACATTCATTGGTTTTAGAACGGGTTTAGGCGCAATGTAAGCCACAGGTCGGGCAGGGCGTTCTATGCAGCTATTCCAGAATACAAAAATTACTAGCATTCCAACCAATACCTTTATCCTATTGGACCAAAGCATAAACAAAAATACAAAAAAACAAGGTAACGTATAAACGTTACCTTGTAAATTGCTAACCCTATATTGAACGCTCTTTACTCTTTGCTGCCCAATAAAAAGCCTATCTGCAAACCAAAGAACATATTACTGTTTTGAGGTTTATCATCATTACCATTTATGAAATTTTTCGTATTGTTTTCACCCATTTTATAGTCGTAGGGAGTAGTAGTTGTAGTCCCATTAGCACCATCAGTTATTTTGCTAGGTATTTCTTTAATAGATTTTTGCTCTATTTTGATAAAATTGATATTCATTAGCAGCTGCCCTTGCACTGTACCTACACCTTCAATATAAAAGTCAGTACCTAACCCCATATTTACACCAAAATCAAAAGGTTGTGCCCATTTAGAGGATTTAAGTCCTTTCCAGCCAAAAGCATTTGGGGTATAAGTAGTAGTAGGTGTGAGTTGGATATTTCCTCCTGTGTAGTCGCATTTGCCGCCTGCTAAAATCATAGGTTGTACTCCTACGCTGGCGTTTAAGGTTAAGCCGTCAGTAAGTTCAGTTATATTAGCTTTAATACCCACAGGGATAATCAAGTAGCCTAACTTGTATTGGTATTTATCGGCATTGCTAGTAGTAGGCTGTCCTACAGTATCAAGAAGCTTGTAATTCTCACCGTTAGCGCCGTAAGTTTTATATCCTACTCCTGCAGTAAGAGAGAAAGTTTCGCCTAGTCCGTACTCTGCACGGATACCTCCCCCAAAGGAGAATCTGCCTGTAGTACCTTTGTTTTCTCTACCTGCAGTTCCAGCATAACGGAACCAGGAACTACCAAGGTCAAAGAATACTCCCCCTCTGAATTGAGCTTGTACGGTGGGTGCGGCAAATAGCAAAGCTATAACCGCTAAAATGATTCTTTTTACCATAACGTTTAAGATAAGGTTTGTACAAAAATAGCAAAGTTCATGCAAAATTTACAAATCTTGACATAAATACTCTATAGCTAACTTATAACCTTGCAGACCTAAGCCAAAAATGCCGCCTTTGGCAATAGGTGCAATAACAGAAGTATATCTAAAACTCTCTCTATTATACAGGTTAGAAATATGAACTTCAATAATGGGACAGCTTAGCATGCGCAGTGCATCAGCAATCGCATAACTGTAATGGCTAAAAGCACCCGCGTTAATTACC
Above is a window of Bacteroidia bacterium DNA encoding:
- a CDS encoding PorT family protein, which encodes MVKRIILAVIALLFAAPTVQAQFRGGVFFDLGSSWFRYAGTAGRENKGTTGRFSFGGGIRAEYGLGETFSLTAGVGYKTYGANGENYKLLDTVGQPTTSNADKYQYKLGYLIIPVGIKANITELTDGLTLNASVGVQPMILAGGKCDYTGGNIQLTPTTTYTPNAFGWKGLKSSKWAQPFDFGVNMGLGTDFYIEGVGTVQGQLLMNINFIKIEQKSIKEIPSKITDGANGTTTTTPYDYKMGENNTKNFINGNDDKPQNSNMFFGLQIGFLLGSKE
- the aroQ gene encoding type II 3-dehydroquinate dehydratase; the protein is MKHIHIINGANLDWLGKREPNIYGTTSFEAFFEQIFQEYQAKNVYLTYFQSNYEGAIIENIHAHVETKLLGLVINAGAFSHYSYAIADALRMLSCPIIEVHISNLYNRESFRYTSVIAPIAKGGIFGLGLQGYKLAIEYLCQDL